From Pleurocapsa sp. PCC 7319:
TTACATATTTGAGAAAAGTGATCGTGTTACCTAAAAGCCAAAATTATCATATCAATTGGAGCATTTAACCAACCATGAACTCTACTGTAAGTATTCTGGCGGAAATTCCTGAAGAACTTCATTCATCCTTAAAAAACTATCTCGAAACTCACCCCCATTGGGATCAAGACAGAGTTTTTGCTGCTGCCTTATCTTTGTTTTTGTTGCAAAATAACAGTGGAGAAACTTCCGAGGCTTCCCAAAACTATCGTGCTTGTGCCAGAGTTTACTTAGAGACCTTATTTCAATCTAACTAAAGCAGTTATGCTGAGACTAGGTCTCAGCAATGATAAACTAATTGCTTCCTATTCACTGCTCATCGTGTATTGTTTTCTGTGATTTCTGATTCAAGTGCATTAATTATTCCCGAATTAATTGTTGGTTTAGGTAACCCTGAACCAAAATACGATAAGACTAGACACAACATTGGTTTTGAAGCAGTAGATGAGTTGGCCAGTATTTGGCAAATACCACTCAAAGAAAATAAGCGTTTTCAAGGTTTATTTGCTGAAGGGATTGCACCAGCAGGTCGGAAAATTCGCCTTCTCAAGCCGCTAACCTATATGAATCGCTCAGGACAAGCAGTACGAGCAGTGACAGATTGGTACAAACTCAACCCTCAATCTGTACTGATTATTTATGATGATATGGATCTCCCTGTAGGCAGGCTACGAATGAGGTTATCGGGTTCAGCTGGAGGACACAATGGGATGAAATCAATTATTTCTCACCTAGGGAGCCAAGATTTTTCCCGCTTAAGAATTGGTATTGGCAAATCCGATGCTAGGAAACAGAGCATTAGTCATGTTTTAGGTAAGTTTGCTCCTGGAGAAACTAAAATTATTGAAGAAATACTTTATATTTCTATTAAAGCGATCGAACTAAGTCTCAAGGAAGGGGTAGAAAAATCTATGAGTCGCTACAACGGATTTTCCGCAAATCCCCAATAGTAAAAGGTATTTCAAAAATAAAATAACCTCAGCTACCAGACTGAGGTTATTACAGGAGAAGTTGATTTTGAGAAGATTGTTTGCTTTAGACGCTGCTATTGCAAAGAAATTAACTTAGTAATTCAAAATAAAAACTAGAAATACAAATGATTAAACGATTTGTTACTATTGCCCTGAGGGGTTAAACCTTCGAGTAATATCAAAAATGTTTTTAATATGAACTGTTTTTGTTAACTTATGTAACTTAGTATAGCAGTGAATATTAATTTTTGTAAAGTAATTTTGATATATTGCTAACATTGTCCTTTCCTTTCAGCAAATCAATGAGCAATTCAGAAGATTGGAATTCAGATATATCAAGTCTTTTAAATAAAATTTATCTTTGTGCAGATAAAAAAAGTTGGTATGATCGAGTAGCAGAAGCTTACGATCGCACTAGACCACGCTACCCTGCCAAAATTCTGGCTCGTGTGCGAGAAGTTGCTCAGTTTCCAGCTCAAGGCAAGATACTAGAAATTGGCTCAGGTCCAGGTATTGCTAGCATTGAATTAGCCAAAATAGGTTTAAAGATGATCTGTTTGGAACCTAGTCTGTCTGCCTGTAACTTGGCTCGCCGTAAATGTAAGAATTATCTCCATGTCGAGTTTATTAACACTACCTTTGAAGAATGGCAGCTAGAAAGCCAGCAATTCGATGCCGTAGTAGCGACAACATCTTTTCATTGGGTTACACCAGGTATCAGAACGGAAAAAACGGCAGCAGCACTAAAAGAAAACGGACTATTAATTCTGCTATGGAATACTCCACCTCAACCTAAATATGAGGTACATCAATTACTAGCAGAGGTATATCTATCCCATGCCCCAGTTCTAGCTAAATACGAAACACATCAAAATCATCAGGCTAATTTAGCCAAGATGGGACAGGAAGTAATTGATTCTGGTTATTTTAAAGATTTAATTTCTGAACAGCTAGTTAGTAGAGTTAGCTATAGCGTCGAGGATTATCTGACTTTGTTAAGCACTCTATCTCCCTATATCAGGCTAGAACCTCAACAGCGAGTAAATCTATTGACTGAGTTAGCCAAGGTATTAAAACTCAATTGTGGCAACCAACTAGAATTGTCTTATCTTTCTATGATGCAAATAGCGCGCAAAAACTAAAGCTTAATTTCTATAAGACGCTTGATGTGGATTAATATTGCTTAATTCTGAACTATCTTGTTGTTGATTTATCCTTCAAAACTATATTTATCTCTGGGGGAACTTTCCCCCAGACCCCCAGTTGGGGAAGTGACGGCTTCCCCAAGCCCCTTCGTAACTAAAGTTAAGTTAATAAGTAGGCCTGGGTTGAAAAGCTTAACTATGTAACAATAGGTTAAGCCAGAGTTTAATTCACATAAGACGTATCAGGATTGCGATCGCAAAATTTAAGTAATTGATATAACGTTTCTTAATTTTTTAGAAACCATAACTCTTGATTCTTACTAATTCTCCACTTCTAAAAGATGCTTTGATCATACGCTTACAGTTTTCTGAATCAATCCAAATCCAATCCTCAACCTTACCATTACTTGCAGTTTTAGTTTGTTCTCCCGAAAATCCTAAAATAGCTTGAACATCCCAAAGATACAGATATTTTTCGCGATTAATTTGTATTGAAGTGTCTCGATATTGTTGTTTTAATTCATCTAATTCTTCTTTCTCAAGACTTCCAAGAGCAGCATATGTATATTTGTTCTCACAAGCATTAGCTACCTGAGCATAAGTGCAACATAAAACTACTAAAGTTGAAACAGCTATCAATTTTCTCATGAGCATAATGTCAAACACCTTAAAACTCTTTTCAGAATGACATTGATATTTAAATTCAACAGTGACCAAAAGTATCCTCGAAGTGCGATCGCTATCTTGTTGTCGAACTTAATTTGCTTTTCCTTTGTGGCTAAATATTTTCAGTATCAACAGGAAATATTACCAAGTATTAAAAAAATCGAGTTTTTCCCCCTATATTGGCAGTTTATAGTTACAACCTTTAGTGTCCACGATAGTGTGACTGTCAATTAGTATGAGAGTACTATTTATCTTACTTGAGTCCAAACTGTAGTTCATGGTTCACATAAAGCGCGTTGAACTGTCTCACTTTAAATCTTTTGGTGGTACAACCAAAGTTCCCATATTACCTGGTTTTACCGTAATTTCGGGACCAAATGGTTCAGGAAAGTCGAATATTTTAGATGCGCTGCTATTTTGTTTGGGGTTGGCAAGTTCTAAGGGGATGCGAGCTGATCGCCTACCCGATCTAGTCAATAATAAGCACATAGCTAATGGTAAAGCGGCGGAGACAATTGTTTCTGTCACTTTCGATTTGACCGATTTGGGTGACTTAGAGGATGTGGTGACTACAGTTACTGATGCCAAGGATTTAACTCCTGTCTCGTCTTCAACAGAGTTAAAAGCTGTAATTGGGGATAGCAGTAATGAAAATGGTGGCAATAGTAATGGCAATGGTCATCTAGATCCTGAGCTAGAAGTCAAAGAAGAAGAATCAACCACAATAGATCAAGACGATAAGAAGATTATTGCGATCGCTAATGGAGATAGTTTGGAATGGAAAGTTACCAGACGGTTGCGGGTAGCCAAGAAAGGTAATTATACTTCGACGTTTTATATTAATGGACAAGTTTCCAGTGCGACAGAAGTCCATGAACAACTAGAGAAATTAAGAATTTATCCTGAAGGCTATAACGTAGTATTGCAGGGTGATGTTACCAGCATCATTACCATGAATGCGCGGGAGAGACGTGAGATTATCGATGAATTGGCAGGGGTAGCAGCATTTGACCGTAAAATTCAGCAAACCCGCAAGACCCTCGATAAGGTACAGGAGCGAGAAGAAAAGTGTCATATTATCGCTCAAGAGCTGATTGCCAATCGCGATCGCTTGGCTGCGGATCGAGTCAAAGCAGAAAAATATCGTAAGTTGAAAGAAAAGGTACAAGAAAAGAAACATCAAGAAAAAGTTTTAGTTTGGCGATCGCTGACCCAGCAACAAGAAGAGTTACAGGAGAAATTTACTGCGGGGGAAACCGAAGCAGTAGAGCTAACGAGTAGTATTGCCAAGCTAGATCTAGATGTCAGAGAACATAGCAGTCAACTAGAATCTCTAAATGCTCAAGTAAAAGCCTTGGGAGAAGATGAACAGCTAACAGTAGCCTCTGATTTAGCAACCCACAAAGCTAAACAGCACCAGCTTCAGCAAAAGCAAGAAGAGTTAAATAATACTAGTCAACAAAAGCAACTAGGGTTAGTGCAGACTCAACAAAATCTAGAACAGTATCAGCAAGAAATTCAGCAGCTAGCAAAAGAGAAGCATAAATTAGAAACAGAAACTATTCCTACCCTATCTCAACAGGCTATAGCAGCCAGGGAAATTGTTGCCCAGAGTAAAGAAAATGCTAATGCGATCGCTGAAGCATCAGAAGCCTGGGTACAAGAACAAGCTAATCTCTCCCGACAAGTATCTGCTATTCAAGAAATCCTTAATCCTCAACGCACTGAACAAGCCAGAATTAGCGAAAGATTTAACCAGTTAGATAACACTATTCAGGAGCAAACTCAGTCCTTAGAAGGAGTAGAAACCGAGTTAAGTGCCAAACAAACTGAATATAATTCCCTCTTCAGTCAGGTAGCTCAAGAACAAGGTCATGTGCAAAAAATTGCCCAACAATTAGCATCAGCAGAAAGCGATCGCAGTTTACAATTAGAAACCCAACAACGTCTATTAAAAGAACAACGAGATAAACAACGGGAATTAGATAAGTTAGAAGCCACCAAACAGGCGCAACAAGAAGTCCAGGGAACTTATGCAAGTAAGATTATCTTAAACTCCAATCTATCGGGGGTAGAGGGGTTAGTAGTGCAGTTAGGACAAGTCGAACAGCGTTATCGATTAGCACTGGAAACCGCTGCGGGGGGCAGATTAGGCTTTATTGTAGTTGACAATGACCGTATAGCAGCACAAGGAATTGAACTATTAAAAAGAGAACGAGGCGGTAGGGCGACTTTCTTACCTTTAAATAAAATCCAAGCCCCACGCATAGGTAATATGGCAACTATGCGCTTTGGCAGAGGTTTTGTCGATCTAGCAGTTAATTTGGTTAATTGTGATTCTCGTTATGACCAGATCTTTGCCTATGTCTTTGGCAATACCGTTGTCTTTGACACTTTAGATAATGCTCGTTCATGCCTCGGAAAACATCGTATTGTCACTTTAGAAGGAGAAATTTTAGAAGTTAGTGGGGCAATGACTGGGGGGAGTAAATCCAGTCGTTCAAGTTTGCACTTTGGGGGAACTACTAACCGCGAATCAGGACAAGTTGAAGCATTAAAAGAGCGTTTAGCAGAGATATCTCGCATTTTAGCCAACTATGACCAGAGACTAGCCAATCAGTTGGCACAGATTAAAGATTTGTCAGAAGAGTTAACAGAAGCAAGACAGTTAGGTAGAGATAATAAAATACTTGCTGAGCAGCTGGAGAAAGAAATTAAACGTCTTACTGCCCAAAGGGAATTATTGATTAATCAATTACATACAAATCGCCAGGAGAGAAATACGATTAAATCCCGCTTGGAAATATTAAACCAAGAAATACCAGAGCAAGAAACCAAGTTGCAGTCATTACAACAGCAACTGAAAGTACTCGAATCATCTCATTCCCAAAGTGAATGGCAGCAAGTACAAGCAATAATCACCAGCCAAGAAGAACAGCTTCAGCAACAAGAACAAAATTTAAGACAAGCAGAAACTCAACTATTAGATTTAACCAATAGACATCAACGACTGAGTGAAAAGATTAGTGAAGCCGAACAATATATAACGCAACTCAATCATGACCAAACAGCAATTAAAGAACAAATATCTAGTGTAGGAAATCAACTGACCGACATTGACCAAAAAATAACCTCCGCTGAAACAGAGTTAGAGCAACTATCAGCCAAACTGGGAGAGACCAAACAGGAACGCGATCGCATAGAAAATAATCTCCGAGAGTTACGCGATCGCCATCAAAAACATGTTTGGCAATTGGAAAAACTTCAGTTAGCCCAACAGGAAAGACAAGCTACTCTAAAAACTCTAGAACAACAAATAGTAGAACAAGAACAAGAACTTCCCGATCCAATTCCTGAAATTCCTCAATTAGTCAATAATGATGGTATTGAAGCAGGAGAATCAATTACCTTTGCTAATCTTCAGGAACAGGTAGAGCAATTACAAAAGCAAATTCGTAACGGGGAAAAACGTCTCGAAGCGATGGAACCTGTCAATATGCTGGCATTAGAAGAATATGAAAAAACGGAAGCCAGATTACAAGAACTCTCCCATAAATTAGATACTATCGAAGCGGAAAGAACTGAATTGTTACTAAGGGTCGAGAAATTTACCACTTTGCGTCTACGAGCATTTAAAGAATCCTATGATGCCGTAAATGAAAACTTTCAAAAGATATATGCAGAACTTTCCGATGGTGATGGACACTTACAACTGGAAGACGAAGACGATCCTTTCAACGGTGGTTTAAATCTGGTTGCCCATCCTAAAGGTAAAGCAGTACAAAAACTAAGTTCTATGTCTGGAGGAGAAAAATCCTTAACCGCTCTGGGCTTTATCTTTTCTCTCCAAAAATATCGTCCTTCTCCTTTCTATGCCTTTGATGAAGTAGATATGTTTCTCGATGGTGCAAATGTCGAAAAACTTTCTCGCATGGTTAAAAAGCAAGCACAGTCAGCCCAGTTTATCGTAGTAAGTCTGCGTCGCCCGATGATTGAAGCTTCAGAGAGAACTATCGGCGTTACTCAAGCTAGAGGTGCGCATACTCAGGTATTAGGAATTAAGATGAAATAAAGAAACGGCTACGCCGTAGCTATTAGCTCTTAGCTCTTAGCTTCAATCAAATAGAGTCTTAAACTCTACCTGATTGTCGACGACCTAAGAGGTCGGAGTCTTAAACTCAATTACGCTTTTAGCAGTCAAACCAAGGCTAAAAGCTAAAGGCTAAAGGCTAAAGGCTAAAGGCTTTAAGCTTTAAGATAATGAGATTTTGGACAAGAAGCAATAGATACTTTGCTCAAAAGAATGGAAGATTATCGCGATCGCTTAGTAGTAATTGTTGCTGGTTATCCAGATGAGATGAATGATTTGTTGAAAACACGCCATTAAGATAGACATACATTATACAAATCAACTAATTAGCAAGAGTGACGGCAATGAATATACAATGAGTAATTGCTGAAAATACCAACTCCTCTGCTAGTCACATGACCGCAACTGAAACGAATCTCTCTACTCAATACGATCCTAAGCAAACCGAAGCCAAATGGCAGCAATACTGGACGGAACAAGAAGTATTTAAAGCCGACCCTAATCATTCAGGTGAACCCTACTGTATTGTAATTCCCCCGCCCAACGTTACGGGGAGTCTGCACATGGGACACGCTTTTGAAAGCGCACTGATTGATACTTTGATTCGTTACCATCGCATGATTGGTCGCAATACATTGTGGTTGCCAGGGACAGATCACGCCAGCATTGCCGTAAGCACCATTATGGATAAGCAGGTAAAAGCGCAAGGTAAAAGCCGTCAGGATATAGGACGGGAAGAGTATTTAAAACGGGCTTGGGCTTGGAAAGAACAGTCAGGCAATACTATCGTTAACCAGTTAAAAAGCCTGGGGGTATCAGCAGACTGGACAAGAGAAAGATTTACGATGGACGAGGGTTTATCTCACGCAGTAAAGACAGCTTTCGTGAAGCTCTACGAAGAGGGATTAATTTATCGCGGAAATTATTTAGTTAATTGGTGTCCTGAATCTCTTTCAGCAGTATCGGATCTCGAAGCCGAGAAACAAGAGGTAGATGGGCATCTATGGCACTTTCGCTATCCTTTAACCGATGGTAGTGGTTATTTAGAAGTGGCTACTACTCGCCCTGAGACGATGCTGGGTGACACAGGGGTTGCAGTTAATCCTAATGATGATCGCTATCAAGAATATATTGGTAAGACCATTACTCTGCCCATAGTTGGTCGAGAAATTCCCATTATTGGCGATGAATTTGTCGATATGGAATTTGGTACAGGGTGTGTTAAAGTAACTCCTGCTCACGATCTCAATGACTTTGAGATGGGACAACGGCATAACTTGCCCATGATTAACATCATGAATAAGGATGGTAGTCTTAATGAGAATGCAGGGGAATTTGCGGGACAAGATCGCTTTGTTGCCCGTAAAAATGTAGTTAAGAAACTGGATGAACTTGGTAATCTAGTTAAGATTGAAGACTATCGCCATAGCGTTCCTTACAGCGATCGCGGTAAAGTACCAGTAGAACCCTTACTATCAACTCAATGGTTTGTCAAAATTGAACCCTTAGCAAGTAAAGCTTTAAGTTGCCTGGATAATGAAAACTCTCCTAACTATGTACCCGAAAGATGGAAGAAAGTATATCGGGACTGGTTAGTTAAACTTAAAGATTGGTGTATTTCTCGTCAGCTATGGTGGGGACATCAAATTCCTGCCTGGTATGTAGTCTCAGAAACTGATGGGGAAATTAAAGATGATACCCCCTTTATTGTCGCTTACGATGAAGCGGGCGCAGAGATTAAAGCGAAAGAAAAGTACGGGGATAATATACAACTAGAACAGGACCCTGATGTTTTAGATACTTGGTTCTCCTCTGGATTGTGGCCTTTCTCGACGATGGGATGGCCTGAAAATACTGCTGATTTAGATAAGTATTATCCGACTTCAACTCTGGTTACGGGTTTCGATATTATCTTTTTCTGGGTTGCCCGTATGACTATGATGGCAGGACACTTTACCGACAAGATGCCTTTTGATGATGTTTATATTCATGGCTTGGTCTTGGATGAAAAAGGACAAAAAATGTCCAAATCGAAAAATAACGGTATCGATCCTCTATTAATGATCGATAAATATGGTGCAGATGCACTGCGTTATACCCTAATCACGAAAGTTGTAGGGGCAGGACAGAACATTAGCTTCGATTATGACCGTAAGAAACAAGAATCATCTTCAGTAGAAGCTTCCCGTAACTTTGCTAACAAGTTGTGGAATGCTTCGCGGTTTGTGATGATGAATCTTAAAGGCAAAAGTCCTCAAGAACTTGGACAGCCAAAAACCGAAACTCTAGAGTTAGTCGATCAATGGTTGCTGTCTCGTTTTTATCAAACCGTTAAACAAACCAGGGTCAATATTGAATCCTATGGTTTAGGGGAAGCAGCCAAGGGTCTATATGAATTCATTTGGAATGATTTTTGTGATTGGTATATCGAGCTAGTTAAAACTCGTCTTTGGCAAGATGAAACCTCTGCTTCTCGCCAGGTTGCACAACAAACATTAGGTTATGTCCTGGAAGGAATACTCAAATTACTTCATCCCTTTATGCCTCATATCACTGAGGAAATATGGCAAACTTTAACTCAAGCGGATGGAAAGCAAACTTTAGCTTTGCAGACTTATCCTGAGGTTGAAGAAAGTCTAATTAATCCTGAACTAGAACAAAGCTTTGACTTACTCTTTAATACGATTCGCACGATTCGTAATTTGCGCGCTGAGGCGGTAATTAAACCTGGAGTCAAAATAAAGGTAATTTTACAAACTGAGAGCGATCGCGAGAGTGAGATCTTAAAATCAGCCCAAATCTATATCAAAGATTTAGCTAAAGTTGAACAGCTGACTATTATCTCTACTCTAGGAGAAGACCCTGGACAGGTAATTGCAGGAGTAACAGGTACAGTACAAGTTCTGATCCCCTTGACAGGGATTGTTGACGTATCTGTATTACGAGGTAAATTGGAGAAGAATTTAGCCAAAGCTGAAAAAGAAATCAAATCCCTTTCTGGTCGTTTAAACAATCCGGGTTTTGTTAACAAAGCACCTGAGGATGTAATACAAGGGGCAAAAGATGCTTTAGCAGAAGCAGAAAAACAAGCAGAAATATTACGGGAGCGATTAGCTCGTCTAAAGTAAAAGTATCATTTATGATCTAACCAACTACATCCATGTTCGACACTTCAAAAGCCATGTTATATCTAGCCCAGGTCGAAAAAAATCCTACTTCGGGAAAAATACAACTACAAGTACTTGCTCGGCAAGAATCGGAATACGTTTGGGAAGTAGATCATTGTGAGACCTTACTTTTAACCAAGGAAAGTTCTCTAAGTGCAGGAGTTCTGGTACTAGTGGAAATCGATCATAATCAGCAGATTATCAGCATTCAGAATGCCAAAGAATGGATTTTGAGCATTTTACAACAGCATTTAACCAAAAATGCGATTAATCCTCAATTTATTGAAGCTGAACAAAGCAAGGTGGAAAAGTGGCGACAAGAAATAACCGCCCAAAATCTCGAGTTAAACCGTCGTGCCCTAGAAATTGAAACTCGTCGCGAACAATTACAGGAATTGGAACAAGAGTTAAAAAGAGATCGCAAGGAGTTGGATAAGTTACAGAAAGAATTGATGATTGACAATTGATAATTGCCTTTTATAGTCATTGCAAATAGCAACCAGATGATTTTCGGAAAAAGTAGCAAATAGCAAATAATATTTTAGCCTGCTGCTAATACATATCTACCATGAGGAAGGAAATAAAACCTAATGTGGTTAGGGAAATTAAAGTAAACAGGAAAATAGCGATCGCAAAATTGCTCGATTAACGATCGCATTAAGTTACCCCTACCGTTATTGGAAATGAATAGACCCAAATTGTGACTGGGAAATAAGTACAACAGGCTTAGAAACCCTGGCAAGCCACCAGCATGATAAATTACTCTTTGTTTATTGGCTAGAGATTCTCCAAAACCATAACACCATCCAGGTAAGCGAGGATCGTGAGTAAACTGCTGTTGCTGCATCTGTCGAGCAGTAGTTTCGTCTAAAATTCTTTGAGATTTATATTTGCCGTATTGCAAATGGGCGATCGCAAACTTAGCCATATCTGTAGCAGTAGCACTCAAACTACCCGCAGGGAGTATAGAAACATATTGGAATGACAAAGCTTGATAGGTATCTTTTTGCTTACGGTATCGATAACCTATGGACACATCATCAGTTAAATGAGATGCTTGCTCGAAACTGCTATGATGCATTTCTAAAGGCTTTAAAATATTTTCGTCTACA
This genomic window contains:
- a CDS encoding valine--tRNA ligase, with the translated sequence MTATETNLSTQYDPKQTEAKWQQYWTEQEVFKADPNHSGEPYCIVIPPPNVTGSLHMGHAFESALIDTLIRYHRMIGRNTLWLPGTDHASIAVSTIMDKQVKAQGKSRQDIGREEYLKRAWAWKEQSGNTIVNQLKSLGVSADWTRERFTMDEGLSHAVKTAFVKLYEEGLIYRGNYLVNWCPESLSAVSDLEAEKQEVDGHLWHFRYPLTDGSGYLEVATTRPETMLGDTGVAVNPNDDRYQEYIGKTITLPIVGREIPIIGDEFVDMEFGTGCVKVTPAHDLNDFEMGQRHNLPMINIMNKDGSLNENAGEFAGQDRFVARKNVVKKLDELGNLVKIEDYRHSVPYSDRGKVPVEPLLSTQWFVKIEPLASKALSCLDNENSPNYVPERWKKVYRDWLVKLKDWCISRQLWWGHQIPAWYVVSETDGEIKDDTPFIVAYDEAGAEIKAKEKYGDNIQLEQDPDVLDTWFSSGLWPFSTMGWPENTADLDKYYPTSTLVTGFDIIFFWVARMTMMAGHFTDKMPFDDVYIHGLVLDEKGQKMSKSKNNGIDPLLMIDKYGADALRYTLITKVVGAGQNISFDYDRKKQESSSVEASRNFANKLWNASRFVMMNLKGKSPQELGQPKTETLELVDQWLLSRFYQTVKQTRVNIESYGLGEAAKGLYEFIWNDFCDWYIELVKTRLWQDETSASRQVAQQTLGYVLEGILKLLHPFMPHITEEIWQTLTQADGKQTLALQTYPEVEESLINPELEQSFDLLFNTIRTIRNLRAEAVIKPGVKIKVILQTESDRESEILKSAQIYIKDLAKVEQLTIISTLGEDPGQVIAGVTGTVQVLIPLTGIVDVSVLRGKLEKNLAKAEKEIKSLSGRLNNPGFVNKAPEDVIQGAKDALAEAEKQAEILRERLARLK
- a CDS encoding serine hydrolase translates to MTQNILTDSQELETWLDEFMAEQMDKLQIPGVTFSLVQNSELFLAKGYGYANLEQQIPVSADRTLFRVGSISKLFTATAIMQLVEKGLINLHENVNKYLKKFQIEDNYPQAVTIANLLTHTAGFDDRLVNLLTLEADNLQPLEEHLAAKMPARVIPPRNIMSYSNYGYALLGYIVELLSGITFSQYVDENILKPLEMHHSSFEQASHLTDDVSIGYRYRKQKDTYQALSFQYVSILPAGSLSATATDMAKFAIAHLQYGKYKSQRILDETTARQMQQQQFTHDPRLPGWCYGFGESLANKQRVIYHAGGLPGFLSLLYLFPSHNLGLFISNNGRGNLMRSLIEQFCDRYFPVYFNFPNHIRFYFLPHGRYVLAAG
- the pth gene encoding aminoacyl-tRNA hydrolase, which produces MFSVISDSSALIIPELIVGLGNPEPKYDKTRHNIGFEAVDELASIWQIPLKENKRFQGLFAEGIAPAGRKIRLLKPLTYMNRSGQAVRAVTDWYKLNPQSVLIIYDDMDLPVGRLRMRLSGSAGGHNGMKSIISHLGSQDFSRLRIGIGKSDARKQSISHVLGKFAPGETKIIEEILYISIKAIELSLKEGVEKSMSRYNGFSANPQ
- the smc gene encoding chromosome segregation protein SMC; this translates as MVHIKRVELSHFKSFGGTTKVPILPGFTVISGPNGSGKSNILDALLFCLGLASSKGMRADRLPDLVNNKHIANGKAAETIVSVTFDLTDLGDLEDVVTTVTDAKDLTPVSSSTELKAVIGDSSNENGGNSNGNGHLDPELEVKEEESTTIDQDDKKIIAIANGDSLEWKVTRRLRVAKKGNYTSTFYINGQVSSATEVHEQLEKLRIYPEGYNVVLQGDVTSIITMNARERREIIDELAGVAAFDRKIQQTRKTLDKVQEREEKCHIIAQELIANRDRLAADRVKAEKYRKLKEKVQEKKHQEKVLVWRSLTQQQEELQEKFTAGETEAVELTSSIAKLDLDVREHSSQLESLNAQVKALGEDEQLTVASDLATHKAKQHQLQQKQEELNNTSQQKQLGLVQTQQNLEQYQQEIQQLAKEKHKLETETIPTLSQQAIAAREIVAQSKENANAIAEASEAWVQEQANLSRQVSAIQEILNPQRTEQARISERFNQLDNTIQEQTQSLEGVETELSAKQTEYNSLFSQVAQEQGHVQKIAQQLASAESDRSLQLETQQRLLKEQRDKQRELDKLEATKQAQQEVQGTYASKIILNSNLSGVEGLVVQLGQVEQRYRLALETAAGGRLGFIVVDNDRIAAQGIELLKRERGGRATFLPLNKIQAPRIGNMATMRFGRGFVDLAVNLVNCDSRYDQIFAYVFGNTVVFDTLDNARSCLGKHRIVTLEGEILEVSGAMTGGSKSSRSSLHFGGTTNRESGQVEALKERLAEISRILANYDQRLANQLAQIKDLSEELTEARQLGRDNKILAEQLEKEIKRLTAQRELLINQLHTNRQERNTIKSRLEILNQEIPEQETKLQSLQQQLKVLESSHSQSEWQQVQAIITSQEEQLQQQEQNLRQAETQLLDLTNRHQRLSEKISEAEQYITQLNHDQTAIKEQISSVGNQLTDIDQKITSAETELEQLSAKLGETKQERDRIENNLRELRDRHQKHVWQLEKLQLAQQERQATLKTLEQQIVEQEQELPDPIPEIPQLVNNDGIEAGESITFANLQEQVEQLQKQIRNGEKRLEAMEPVNMLALEEYEKTEARLQELSHKLDTIEAERTELLLRVEKFTTLRLRAFKESYDAVNENFQKIYAELSDGDGHLQLEDEDDPFNGGLNLVAHPKGKAVQKLSSMSGGEKSLTALGFIFSLQKYRPSPFYAFDEVDMFLDGANVEKLSRMVKKQAQSAQFIVVSLRRPMIEASERTIGVTQARGAHTQVLGIKMK
- a CDS encoding DUF2811 domain-containing protein; amino-acid sequence: MNSTVSILAEIPEELHSSLKNYLETHPHWDQDRVFAAALSLFLLQNNSGETSEASQNYRACARVYLETLFQSN
- a CDS encoding class I SAM-dependent methyltransferase, which codes for MSNSEDWNSDISSLLNKIYLCADKKSWYDRVAEAYDRTRPRYPAKILARVREVAQFPAQGKILEIGSGPGIASIELAKIGLKMICLEPSLSACNLARRKCKNYLHVEFINTTFEEWQLESQQFDAVVATTSFHWVTPGIRTEKTAAALKENGLLILLWNTPPQPKYEVHQLLAEVYLSHAPVLAKYETHQNHQANLAKMGQEVIDSGYFKDLISEQLVSRVSYSVEDYLTLLSTLSPYIRLEPQQRVNLLTELAKVLKLNCGNQLELSYLSMMQIARKN